From the genome of Podospora pseudoanserina strain CBS 124.78 chromosome 7 map unlocalized CBS124.78p_7.2, whole genome shotgun sequence, one region includes:
- the APE3 gene encoding Aminopeptidase Y (MEROPS:MER0001288; COG:O; EggNog:ENOG503NV3A): MPRLKAIALHGLAAAVGVSAFAVQQKPILHDQQAQAPTGTHGDKPLVDSEALQDTIKADNLLARAKHLYKIAKLSEDKFGRPTRVIGSPGHEGTIKYIQKALNAVSDYYTFGLQPFSAVSGTVFESRLTIDDKLPFTAYPMSLTPPTKNKEPVDGNLVLVLNEGCNEEDYPEAVSGHIAFIKRGVCPFGTKSELAGKAGAIAAVVYNYEDAPVGGTLGTPSKNHVATFGLSGREARPYVERLETGKTIAATAYIDAVVNQIVTNNIIAQTKGGDQENCVMLGGHSDSVGEGPGINDDGSGSLALLEVALNLANFSVNNCVRFAWWSAEEEGLLGSDYYVSVLAPEENKKIRLFMDYDMLASPNFAYQVYDARDAVNPVGSQALRDLYVDWYTKHGLNYTFIPFDGRSDYDGFIRHGIPAGGIATGAEGIKSRAEARMFGGEYGVPYDVCYHELCDDIRNLNLTAWEINTKLVAHSVATFATSFDGFPKRTLDEEQLFATTNMYREQTKYHGDKLFV, encoded by the exons ATGCCTAGACTAAAGGCAATTGCCCTCCACGGACTGGCGGCCGCCGTAGGCGTGTCCGCCTTTGCTGTGCAGCAAAAACCAATCCTTCATGACCAGCAGGCCCAGGCGCCTACTGGCACCCACGGCGACAAGCCACTCGTCGATTCGGAAGCTCTTCAAGACACCATCAAAGCCGACAACCTTCTCGCCCGCGCCAAACACCTCTACAAGATCGCCAAGCTGTCCGAGGACAAGTTCGGCCGTCCCACGCGTGTTATCGGAAGTCCGGGCCACGAAGGCACCATCAAGTACATACAGAAAGCCCTCAATGCCGTCAGCGACTACTACACATTTGGTCTGCAGCCTTTCTCCGCCGTGTCGGGAACCGTCTTCGAGAGCCGTCTGACCATCGACGACAAGCTGCCTTTCACCGCCTATCCTATGAGCCTGACGCCCCCGACTAAGAATAAGGAACCGGTGGACGGCAACCTGGTGCTCGTCTTGAACGAAGGCTGCAACGAAGAGGACTACCCCGAGGCTGTCTCAGGCCACATCGCTTTCATCAAGCGCGGTGTTTGCCCCTTTGGCACAAAGTCAGAGCTTGCTGGCAAGGCAGGCGCCATCGCTGCTGTGGTCTACAACTACGAAGACGCGCCTGTGGGAGGCACCCTCGGCACCCCGTCCAAAAACCACGTTGCTACCTTTGGCTTGTCTGGCAGGGAGGCCCGTCCCTACGTCGAGAGACTCGAGACGGGTAAGACGATCGCCGCCACCGCTTACATTGACGCCGTCGTGAACCAGATCGtgaccaacaacatcattGCCCAaacaaaaggaggagatcaagaaaaCTGCGTCATGCTTGGAGGCCACAGTGACTCTGTCGGGGAGGGCCCCGGCATCAATGATGACGGATCAGGAAGCCTGGCTCTGTTGGAGGTTGCTTTGAACCTGGCCAACTTCTCTGTCAACAACTGCGTGCGTTTTGCATGGTGGTCtgccgaagaggaaggcttGCTGGGCTCTGATTACTACGTTAGTGTCTTGGCTCCcgaggagaacaagaagatCCGTCTGTTCATGGACTATGACATGCTGGCCAGCCCCAACTTTGCATACCAAGTCTACGATGCTCGAGACGCGGTCAATCCAGTTGGCTCGCAAGCGCTTCGCGACCTGTACGTCGACTGGTACACCAAGCACGGACTCAACTACACCTTTATCCCCTTCGATGGACGCAGTGATTATGATGGTTTCATCCGGCACGGTATCCCCGCGGGTGGTATTGCTACCGGCGCCGAGGGCATCAAATCCAGGGCCGAGGCCCGGATGTTTGGCGGCGAGTATGGTGTTCCATACGATGTCTGCTATCATGAGCTCTGTGATGATATCCGGAATCTTAACCTCACAGCTTGGGAGATCAACACCAAG TTGGTTGCCCACTCGGTTGCTACATTTGCTACTTCTTTTGATGGCTTCCCCAAGAGAACGCTTGACGAGGAGCAGTTGTTCGCTACCACAAACATGTATCGCGAGCAGACGAAGTATCATGGTGACAAGCTTTTTGTCTGA
- a CDS encoding uncharacterized protein (EggNog:ENOG503P2RE), protein MQIKSLALFATAALAAVNEPCVGSGGRAGVCVTTSTCSSSGGITIDGACPSDASNVKCCTKASCPNGSAGNCRWASDCAGSTLTGLCPGPAQMRCCSSSATGFGGYSAPAIPAVGACKAVAVEGAKKVVAAFPGRVRQIYCTRACACPGTSDHCCGKAIDYMCSDAGGVPTMSGRQLAEWAMNNRASLNLKYIIWGQRIWSPSDGVKAWTSWRAMEDRGDVTQNHW, encoded by the exons atgCAGATCAAGTCGCTCGCCCTCTttgccaccgccgccttggccGCTGTCAATGAGCCCTGTGTTGGTTCTGGCGGAAGAGCTG GCGTCTGCGTCACCACGTCGACTTGCTCATCGTCTGGCGGCATTACAATTGATGGAGCGTGCCCGTCTGATGCTTCCAATGTCAAGTGCTGCACCAAGGCTTCGTGCCCCAACGGTTCCGCTGGCAACTGTCGTTGGGCATCGGACTGCGCAGGGAGCACACTGACTGGTCTTTGCCCGGGACCTGCGCAGATGAGAtgctgctcttcttctgccaccGGCTTCGGAGGGTATTCTGCCCCAGCTATCCCCGCCGTCGGGGCCTGCAAGGCCGTGGCTGTTGAGGGTGCCAAGAAGGTTGTCGCCGCCTTCCCCGGCAGAGTCAGACAGATTTACTGCACCCGGGCTTGCGCCTGTCCCGGTACTTCGGATCACTGCTGCGGCAAGGCGATCGATTACATGTGCTCTGATGCTGGCGGT GTTCCCACCATGTCCGGCCGCCAGCTCGCTGAGTGGGCCATGAACAACCGTGCCAGCTTGAACCTCAAGTATATCATCTGGGGCCAGCGCATCTGGAGTCCTAGTGATGGTGTCAAGGCCTGGACCAGCTGGCGCGCCATGGAGGATCGTGGAGATGTCACCCAAAACCACTGGTAA
- a CDS encoding uncharacterized protein (EggNog:ENOG503Q35C; MEROPS:MER0000432; COG:S) gives MDLTDHPQSSSKPTGTANKMALNLSSFGILPPGILTQPIPFSLNVSMRDIHRLSAQVDQANIAVPQYYNTHADPVNGTYGVSRSWLLDAQQIWLSEFDWRAHEEQQNKFPNFRINVTLPSDGQVFDLHFAALFSKREDAVPITLLHGWPGSWMEFLPVMELLVEKYTADTLPYHVVVPSIPDYGLSFRPEETKELTMATAGEAINSLMVQLGFNGYVAQGGDVGSFLSQVLSHHDECKAYHLNMFFMTSQQQASVAHLNISAEEQAKVDYAAAWATTGNAYAVEHGTRPSTISLVLQTNPVAMLAWMGEKLIEWSDNRHSPFPSIDTILSFVSYYWLTNSYARSMWAYSELTSVVGGELPPYNPSLTKPMGYSCFPVEIATLPESWARELFPNLVFYGVHEKGGHFAALQAPEAFLSDIEQFLAIVKDTVLGSA, from the exons ATGGACCTCACTGATCACCCACAATCATCCAGCAAGCCAACAGGCACTGCCAACAAAATGGCTCTCAACCTCTCTTCGTTTGGGATTCTTCCACCGGGAATCCTGACCCAGCCGATACCCTTCTCACTCAACGTTTCTATGAGAGATATCCATCGCCTCTCGGCCCAAGTCGACCAGGCCAACATCGCTGTGCCTCAGTATTACAATACCCACGCGGACCCTGTCAATGGAACGTACGGGGTTTCCCGCTCCTGGCTTCTCGATGCCCAGCAAATCTGGCTCTCCGAATTTGACTGGCGCGCGCACGAGgaacaacaaaacaagtTCCCCAACTTCCGCATCAACGTCACTCTCCCGTCAGACGGACAGGTTTTCGACCTCCACTTTGCCGCCTTGTTCTCCAAGCGTGAGGATGCCgtccccatcacccttcTCCATGGCTGGCCCGGGTCCTGGATGGAGTTTCTCCCAGTCATGGAACTTTTGGTGGAGAAGTACACCGCCGACACTCTCCCCTACCACGTTGTTGTCCCGTCCATCCCTGATTACGGCCTCAGTTTCCGCCCcgaggagaccaaggagtTGACCATGGCAACCGCGGGCGAGGCCATCAACTCTCTCATGGTTCAATTGGGCTTCAATGGATACGTGGCacagggaggagatgttggcAGCTTCCTGTCACAGGTGCTGAGTCATCATGACGAGTGCAAGGCTTACCATT taaacatGTTTTTCATGACATCCCAACAGCAAGCCTCCGTCGCTCATCTGAATATCTCGGCCGAAGAACAAGCAAAGGTGGACTACGCTGCGGCTTGGGCCACCACCGGTAACGCCTACGCTGTCGAGCATGGAACCCGCCCTTCGACCATTTCCCTGGTGCTTCAGACCAACCCAGTTGCAATGCTAGCCTG GATGGGTGAAAAGTTGATTGAATGGTCCGACAACAGAcactccccattcccatctaTCGACACCATTCTCTCGTTTGTCTCGTACTATTGGTTGACCAACTCGTATGCCCGGTCAATGTGGGCGTATTCCGAACTGACTAGCGTTGTTGGCGGTGAGCTTCCGCCATACAACCCTTCGTTGACAAAACCCATGGGCTACTCGTGCTTCCCGGTGGAGATTGCCACGCTTCCTGAATCTTGGGCTAGAGAGCTGTTCCCAAATTTGGTATTCTATGGAGTTCATGAAAAG GGCGGCCACTTTGCGGCACTGCAGGCCCCCGAGGCATTCTTGAGTGATATTGAGCAGTTTTTGGCGATTGTGAAGGACACTGTGTTAGGATCAGCTTAA
- a CDS encoding uncharacterized protein (CAZy:GH62; COG:G; EggNog:ENOG503NX3A) has translation MRPSVLFACLWASATALPSSLPAGPDVSIVQLSNQPPSDLPTTWQWTSTGPLVGPKNDGRGIAGIKDPTIILINGTHHVFASTAQSAGYNLVYFTFADWADAPNATFYYLDQAPLGTGYRAAPQVFWFAPHKLWYLVYQNGNAAYSTNPDINNPKGWTAPKVFYPDGMPKIIEQNIGDGYWVDMWVICDSTSCHLFSSDDNGQLYRSETSLEQFPNGMSQPVIAMQDNRNDLFEAACVYSLPDGKYLLLVEAIGTDGHRWFRSWTADSIRGPWQGLANTEQNPWARSNNVQFDGDVWTKSISHGEIIRDGTVDEKLLIDPCNIRFMYQGMDPSAGGEYNALPWRLGFITHNNPAC, from the coding sequence ATGCGCCCTTCCGTTCTCTTCGCCTGTTTATGGGCCTCTGCTActgctcttccttcttccctgCCAGCTGGGCCAGATGTCTCCATTGTCCAGCTGTCAAACCAACCTCCCAGTGACCTGCCCACAACATGGCAGTGGACCTCCACTGGACCTCTTGTCGGCCCCAAGAACGACGGTCGCGGGATCGCCGGAATCAAAGACCCAACTATCATCCTGATCAACGGAACCCACCACGTATTTGCTTCTACCGCTCAGTCCGCTGGCTACAACCTGGTTTACTTTACCTTTGCCGACTGGGCCGATGCGCCTAATGCCACTTTTTACTACCTGGATCAAGCCCCTCTTGGGACCGGTTATCGTGCAGCTCCTCAGGTCTTTTGGTTCGCGCCTCACAAACTCTGGTATCTTGTTTACCAGAACGGAAACGCTGCGTACTCCACAAACCCAGACATCAACAATCCCAAGGGCTGGACTGCTCCCAAGGTCTTCTATCCAGACGGGATGCCCAAGATTATCGAACAAAACATTGGGGACGGGTACTGGGTTGACATGTGGGTCATCTGTGATTCGACAAGCTGTCATCTGTTTTCATCAGACGACAATGGGCAGCTCTACCGATCTGAAACCAGCCTTGAACAATTTCCCAACGGCATGAGCCAACCCGTAATTGCCATGCAGGACAATCGCAACGACCTTTTTGAGGCAGCGTGTGTGTATTCGCTTCCCGATGGCAAATATTTGCTGCTGGTCGAAGCCATTGGAACCGACGGTCACCGGTGGTTCAGGTCTTGGACGGCAGATTCCATCAGGGGGCCATGGCAGGGGCTGGCCAACACGGAGCAAAACCCATGGGCAAGAAGCAACAATGTTCAGTTCGATGGGGATGTCTGGACGAAAAGCATCAGTCACGGGGAGATCATCAGGGACGGGACGGTGGACGAGAAGCTGCTGATTGATCCATGTAATATCCGGTTCATGTACCAAGGGATGGATCCAAGTGCCGGTGGGGAGTACAATGCTTTGCCATGGAGGTTGGGCTTTATCACACACAATAACCCTGCTTGTTAG
- a CDS encoding uncharacterized protein (CAZy:GH43; COG:G; EggNog:ENOG503PAKC): MRLFWKRSGIVASLIAFSSFLLLAAPVTAQASSTTTSSPAVSYVNTLANQRADPHIFKHTDGWYYFTATVPAFDRIILRRAQSIQALGDAAETTVWRRKSSGVGSGQVWAPEIHFIDGKWYIYVALGVANEWRIRAYVLEASGANPLTSTWIEKGIIKTNWDTFSLDATTFTVNSTRYLVWAQQDPSRSGENSSLFIAPLQNPWTIRGTAVAISHPDLAWERIGYKVNEGASVIQRNGRIFMTYSASATDHNYCMGLLSASATANLMNPASWTKSRTPVFVSNANTNQWGPGHNSFTLSEDGKSDLMVYHDRGYKDINGDPLNDPNRRTRVQKVYWKADGTPDFGIPVPDGNTPVRLRSAVPSGLFLRFYTGNSVPSGSVALEDTQFRIVNPGLSGNGTISLESTSNPGVYLRRLNGSQVQFEAGRNLNTAASKASASFNRRSGLANGSGISLEASDAGGQYLRLQAGGTLVVSAASSTTDQEQATFYLE, from the exons ATGAGGCTTTTTTGGAAGCGAAGCGGCATCGTGGCGTCGTTGATCGCCTTTTCGTCCTTTCTATTGCTAGCCGCCCCAGTAACAGCCCAGGCTTCATCGACTACCACCTCGTCGCCCGCAGTCAGCTATGTAAACACACTGGCTAACCAACGAGCCGATCCCCACATTTTTAAACACACGGATGGATGGTACTACTTCACCGCCACAGTTCCTGCCTTTGATAGGATCATCCTCCGTCGTGCTCAGTCCATCCAGGCTCTGGGTGATGCAGCGGAGACTAcagtttggaggaggaagtcgtCTGGTGTTGGAAGTGGTCAGGTCTGGGCACCCGAGATAC ACTTCATCGACGGAAAATGGTATATCTACGTCGCTTTGGGTGTAGCAAATGAATGGCGCATTCGAGCTTATGTTCTTGAAGCGTCTGGTGCTAACCCCCTGACATCAACATGGATCGAAAAGGGGATTATCAAGACCAACTG GGACACCTTCTCGCTCGACGCAACAACCTTCACCGTCAACTCCACGCGTTATCTTGTCTGGGCCCAGCAAGACCCGTCCCGGTCCGGCGAGAACTCATCTCTCTTCATCGCACCTCTGCAGAACCCATGGACTATCCGGGGCACCGCCGTCGCCATCTCTCATCCCGACCTCGCCTGGGAACGGATAGGGTACAAAGTCAATGAGGGAGCGTCCGTCATCCAACGGAATGGCAGAATCTTCATGACCTACTCCGCCTCAGCCACGGATCACAACTATTGCATGGGCCTTTTAAGCGCGTCCGCAACTGCCAATCTCATGAACCCAGCATCGTGGACAAAGAGCAGGACGCCCGTCTTTGTGAGCAACGCCAACACGAACCAATGGGGTCCAGGACACAACAGCTTCACGCTATCAGAGGATGGAAAGAGTGACTTGATGGTATATCATGACAGGGGTTACAAGGATATCAACGGAGACCCGCTCAACGACCCCAATCGGCGGACGAGGGTGCAAAAGGTGTATTGGAAGGCCGACGGAACACCGGACTTTGGCATCCCGGTGCCGGATGGAAACACGCCGGTCAGACTGAGGTCGGCCGTCCCATCTGGACTGTTCCTCAGATTTTACACTGGGAACAGCGTGCCGAGCGGCTCGGTCGCCCTGGAAGATACTCAGTTCCGCATTGTCAATCCCGGGTTGTCGGGTAATGGCACCATCAGCTTGGAGTCCACGAGTAATCCAGGGGTCTACCTTCGCCGGTTGAATGGAAGCCAGGTTCAGTTTGAAGCAGGTCGGAATCTGAACACTGCAGCAAGCAAGGCATCAGCGAGCTTCAACAGGCGCTCTGGACTGGCCAACGGATCCGGGATTTCTCTCGAGGCGTCCGATGCAGGAGGCCAGTATTTACGCTTGCAAGCAGGTGGAACGTTGGTGGTTTCGGCGGCGAGCAGCACAACAGACCAAGAACAAGCGACCTTCTATCTCGAGTAA